Within Desulfovibrio psychrotolerans, the genomic segment CAAACTTACTGGTATAAACTCCTAGGATATGGGAAAGTCCATGAGCAGTTATCTGATAATGATCTATATTTGATACTAAGTGTGTTATCAAATAAAAATGATTCAACAGAAGTCATGTTGGAAATATTATATATGCGACTTAAAAAGTCATCTCCATATTCAAGCGTAACGCAAATGGCATTACGTTTAATCAGCCAAGCTGATAACAATACCATAAGGATTATGGACTATCAAATCGGCTCAATCATTGAGTCTTGCACCGATCTGCACTCGCCAAAGGAACATGCTCCTGAAATATTTGACAACATCATTTCGCAGTTGAAAGACAGACTTTCCATACTCGATTGCCAATATACATTGGAAAAGCTTGCACAGTGGTGGCCCTATGGTTTTATTAAAAAGTTTGTTCTTTCAGATAGCTGTAGCTCTGTTCCATATTGTGCTTATCATGACTCTGAATATGGGTTGTGGAAATTCCTTGCGATGATCGACGAAGAAGTTATTCACGATTGCTGTGCCCCTGATCCGCAGGTTAACTATCTAAAAATGGCCAAGGCACTCAATCCCAAAGTCCGGACAGAGGAGGGGGACGTATGCTGGACTCCTCTTGCATTGAACATGCTCGAACAGCACGACAGTCCGACGGAACTTCTCGACATATTCAAAATAACCCTAGAACCCATGTCTTGGCGTGGCTCTCGCGCAGAAATTATGGAGCAAAATCTACCCCTTTTCGATCAGCTGCTCGACCACAAGGACAAACGGGTCAGAGATTGGGCCACTACGAACAAGTCTCTATTTGCGAACCGAGTTAAAAAAGAAAAACAAAGCGAAGAGAAAGAAGAACGCGTAAAATTCGAACGTTTTGAATAACAAAAGAGGCAAGCCCGATACGCTTAGTTTTTGTTGATTTGCATTGTGCACCTCTCTCATGGTCGATGAAGGCACCTGAGCAGAAGGAACGGCAATTCCAGAAGATGGATGCCAAATAGCAGATGGAAGGCAGAAGGGGCGGGGATTACCGTCGCGTGAGGAACGAAAAAAGGTTCATCGAGGAATACCGCGATGAACCTTTTTAATGACTACTCAGCCCATAATCCTACCATGGCGAACCGCTGCACATCCACCAGCCCCATATCTGTAAGCTTAAGTGACGGGATGACCGGCAGGGCGAGGAAGGAAAGGGCGGCAAAGGGGCTGCCGAGCTTGTAGCCCAGTGTGGCGAGGGCGGCATTTATGGATTGCAGGCCAGCCAGCACCTCTTCTACGGGCGCATCGCTCATGAGTCCGGCAATGGGCAGCGGCAGCGACGCCAGCACCTTGCCCGCATGGGCCACGGCCAGTCCGCCGCCGATGCGTACTACCTCGCGCGCGGCGGTGAGCATGTCTTCATCGTCCATGCCGCCGACAATCAGGTTGTGCGAATCATGGGCCACTGTGCCCGCCAGCGCACCTGCCCGCAGGCCCAGCCCGGTGACGAATCCCAGCCCTACGTTGCCTCTGGCGTTGTGCCGCTCAAACACGGCAAGTTTGGCGAGATCGCGTCCGGCATCGGCCACGGCTTCCCCTTCGCGCAGGGCCGGTTCCAGCAGCTGGTGTTCTGTGATGATCTGGCCCGGCATAATGCCGATGACCCGCAGCTTGCCTGCTTGTGCGGGAACGCGCAGGGCGTCTTTGTCCAGATTGGCCACCCGCATGGTGTTTTCGGAAAAATGCACGGAAGAGGAGAAGTCGCACTCCTCTACGCGGCGGCCCGCAAGGTAGCAGTCGGCAATGGTGAAGGATTGCAGATCGTCGAGCAGCACCATGTCTGCCCGGTAGCCGGGAGCTAAGGCGCCACGCCTGTGCAGCCCGAAGTAGCGGGCGGTGTTTATGGTGGCCATCTGCACGGCGCGCATGGGCGCAAGCCCTGTTGCCATGGCCTTGCGCAGGATGTCGTCCATGTGGCCGTGGTTTACGAGGTCGTTCACCAGACGGTCGTCGCAGACGAACGAGGCGCGGTGGCTGTTGAATTCGTTGACGGTTTGCAGCAGGTCGAGCAGGTTGTGTTCCTGCGAGCCTTCGCGCACCATAAGGTGCATGCCCTTGCGCAGCTTTTCGCGTGCCTCTTCCACGGTGGACGATTCGTGGTCGCTGGCAGGACCGGCAATGATGTAGGCGTTCAGGTCCTTGCCGTGCAGCAGCGGGGCGTGCCCGTCTATGACGCGGCCCTGTGCGGCGTTCAGCTTGGCCAGCACCTCCGGGTTGCGGAAAAGCACGCCGGGGTAGTTCATCACCTCTGCCAGCCCCAGTATGCGCTGAGGGTAGCGGGTGAGAAAATCGTGCACATGCTCGTGGGTGAGCACCGCGCCGGAGCTTTCCATATGCGTGGCGGGCACGCATGAGGGCATCATCATGAACACGGAGAGGGGCAGGTGTTCGCTGGCTGCCAGCATGTATTCCAGCCCGGCGGTGCCCATGACGTTGGCAATCTCGTGCGGGTCGCAGATGACGGCGGCGGTGCCGTGCTGTGCCGCTATGCGCGCAAAGCGGGCCGGAGAGAGCAGAGTGGATTCTATGTGGATATGCCCGTCTATGAGGCCGGGAACGCAGTAGCGGTGCCGGGCGTCCACCACGGTGCGGGCTTCGTACTCCTCAAAGCCGATGACGCAGCCGTCTTTGACCGCGATGTGCGCGGGGTGGATTTCGCCGGAAAGGACGTTGACCAGCCGGACGTTGCGGATGAGCAGGTCTGCGGGCGTCTCGCCCACGGCTGTGCCTATCAGCGTGTTGGTAAGTGTGTCGGTGAGTGTGTTGGTGTGAGACATGGTCAGCCCTCCCGGCTGAAGGGGATGCCCAGCGCGGCGGGACCCGCGCCGCTTCCCCTTGTTCTGTCAAGGCGCATCACGGCAATGAGCACTAGGATGGTGGCAAGATACGGGAACATGCGGAGGATGTGAATGGGCACAACCTCCACGCCCGTGGCCTGAAAGAAGAATTGCAGGGCCGCCAGCCCGCCGAAGAGCAGCGCCCCCGCGTACGCGCGCACAGGGTGCCATGTGGCGAAGATGACCATGGCGATGGCTATCCAGCCCTGCCCCATGGTCATGTTTTCCTTCCATCCCGGCGTGTAGGCGAGCGAAAGATACGCGCCGCCCAGCCCTGCCATGCAGCCGCCGAACACCGTGCACCCGTAACGGATGGCGGCAACGGGCACGCCCGCTGCATCGGCGGAGGCGGCATCTTCGCCCACGGCGCGTATGCGCAGCCCGAGCCGGGAACGGAACAGCACCCACGCGGCTGCGGGTACGAGCAGGTAGGCCGCATAGACCAGAGGAGTCTGCCTGAAGAAGACATCGCCCACAACGGGAATGTCGGAAAGATAGGGCACGTTCCAGACCGTCATGCGCAGGGCAGGCTTGCCGATGTAGGCGCGGCCCAGAAAGCTGGCGAGCCCGCCGCCCAGAATGGTCAGGGCAAGGCCGGAAAGGGTTTGGTTCACCCGCAGGGTGATGGCGAAAAAGGCGTGCAGCAGGGCAAGCGTGCCGCCCACGGCCATGCCGCCCAGCGTGGCGAGCACGGGGTTCTGGGTGGCGCTGCCCACGGCGACACCTGCCAGCGCGCCCACAAGCATCATGCCTTCCACGCCCAGATTCAGCACGCCGCTGCGCTGGGTGAAAATTTCGCCAAGGGCGGCGAAGAAGACCGCTGCCGAGGATTTGACTGCTATTTTGGTGATGAAGGCAATGTCTTCCAGCATCATGCGGCTCCTTTGATCCGCCTTGCAGGGCGGATGCGGTAGCGGCCGAAGTTTTCTCCCAGCAGAAAGCCGAACAGCAGCGCCCCTTCCAGTATCCGGCTGATGGAGGCGGGCAGCTGCATGGTGGTGGCAAGCTGCTCGCCGCCCACGATGAACACGCCCAGCAGCAGCGCGCAGAAGGGGATGAGCCGGGGCTGCAGGGCAGCGAGGCAGGCCACGATGATGCCGTCATACCCGTAGCCCGCCGCGAATCCTTCCTGCAGCCGGTAGTGTATGGCGGCTGCCTCGCCCGCTCCGGCAAGTCCTGCCAGCGCGCCGCTGGCGGCCATGACCAGCAGGGTTTGGCGCGGTACGTTCAGGCCCGCATATCCTGCGGCCTGCGGGCCGTGCCCGGTTATGCGCACGGAGAAGCCCCATTTGGAACGGGCCAGCAGGAAGTGCAGCCCGGCGGCAAGGGCCACGGCGAAAACCAGCCCCAGATGGATGCGGGTATCCAGAAGGCGTGGCAGCATGGCGGCGGGCGGAAAGAGCGGCGTGCCGGGAAAGCCCATGCCCTGCGGGTCGCGCCACGGGCCGAAATACAGGTATTCCATGAGGATGATGGCCACGTAGTTCAGGAGCAGGGTGGTAAGGATTTCGCTGACATTGGCCCATACCCGCAGCAGGGCGGGCACAAAGGCCCACAGTGCGCCGCACGCCGCCCCGCACAGGATGACGGCAGGCAGCAGCAGCGGGGAGGGCAGCACCGGGGCAAACAGCATGACCACCCCGGCGGCACCTATGCCGCCCATGACAAGCTGCCCCTCGCAGCCGATGTTCCACAGCAGCATGGTGGCGCACAGGGCCACGGCAAGCCCGGTGAGGGTGAGCGGGATGGCCTTTACCACCACCTCCGTCAGCCCGAAGGTAGACCCCAGCGCGCCCTTGAACATGGCGGCGTAAGCCAGCAGCGGGTTGGCCCCGTACAGTGCCATGACGGCAGCCCCGGCCAGCAGTGCCGTGCCCAGCGCCACGGAGGCGGTGGTTATGGCCCGGTGTTTGAGGGGGGTATGGCGTTTTTCCAGTATGAGCATGGGGAGATGGTCCGTTTCAGGCGGTTGTGGTTCCGGCCATGAGCAGGCCGATGCGTTCCACGCGCTCCACGTCCTGCGTATCAATGATGTCCAGAAGCCTGCCCCGGAACATCACGCCTATGCGGTCGGACAGGGAGAGGGCTTCCTTCAGGTCGCCGGTGACAAGCAGCACCCCGGAGTGTTCACGCTGCGCGAGCATGGCCGCCCACACGTCTTCGGTGGCTTTTATGTCCAGCCCCTGCGTGGGCTGCTCGGCGATGAACAGGGCTGGGTTGCGGGCCATTTCACGCGCCAGCAGCAGCTTTTGCAGGTTGCCGCCGGAAAGACTGCCTGCGGGCGTTTCCGCATTGTGGGTGACTATGCCGAACCGGGCTATGGCCTGCCGCGTTTCGCGTTCCATGCGGGCGGTGTCCAGCCACGGGCCTTCTCCCGCGTCCTGCCTGCGGGTGAGGAAGAAATTTTCGCGCAGGCCCATGCCCGCGATGCTGCCCACATGGTGCCGGTCTTCCGGCACGTAGGCCACGG encodes:
- a CDS encoding ABC transporter permease, with the protein product MLILEKRHTPLKHRAITTASVALGTALLAGAAVMALYGANPLLAYAAMFKGALGSTFGLTEVVVKAIPLTLTGLAVALCATMLLWNIGCEGQLVMGGIGAAGVVMLFAPVLPSPLLLPAVILCGAACGALWAFVPALLRVWANVSEILTTLLLNYVAIILMEYLYFGPWRDPQGMGFPGTPLFPPAAMLPRLLDTRIHLGLVFAVALAAGLHFLLARSKWGFSVRITGHGPQAAGYAGLNVPRQTLLVMAASGALAGLAGAGEAAAIHYRLQEGFAAGYGYDGIIVACLAALQPRLIPFCALLLGVFIVGGEQLATTMQLPASISRILEGALLFGFLLGENFGRYRIRPARRIKGAA
- a CDS encoding ABC transporter permease; its protein translation is MMLEDIAFITKIAVKSSAAVFFAALGEIFTQRSGVLNLGVEGMMLVGALAGVAVGSATQNPVLATLGGMAVGGTLALLHAFFAITLRVNQTLSGLALTILGGGLASFLGRAYIGKPALRMTVWNVPYLSDIPVVGDVFFRQTPLVYAAYLLVPAAAWVLFRSRLGLRIRAVGEDAASADAAGVPVAAIRYGCTVFGGCMAGLGGAYLSLAYTPGWKENMTMGQGWIAIAMVIFATWHPVRAYAGALLFGGLAALQFFFQATGVEVVPIHILRMFPYLATILVLIAVMRLDRTRGSGAGPAALGIPFSREG
- the ade gene encoding adenine deaminase gives rise to the protein MSHTNTLTDTLTNTLIGTAVGETPADLLIRNVRLVNVLSGEIHPAHIAVKDGCVIGFEEYEARTVVDARHRYCVPGLIDGHIHIESTLLSPARFARIAAQHGTAAVICDPHEIANVMGTAGLEYMLAASEHLPLSVFMMMPSCVPATHMESSGAVLTHEHVHDFLTRYPQRILGLAEVMNYPGVLFRNPEVLAKLNAAQGRVIDGHAPLLHGKDLNAYIIAGPASDHESSTVEEAREKLRKGMHLMVREGSQEHNLLDLLQTVNEFNSHRASFVCDDRLVNDLVNHGHMDDILRKAMATGLAPMRAVQMATINTARYFGLHRRGALAPGYRADMVLLDDLQSFTIADCYLAGRRVEECDFSSSVHFSENTMRVANLDKDALRVPAQAGKLRVIGIMPGQIITEHQLLEPALREGEAVADAGRDLAKLAVFERHNARGNVGLGFVTGLGLRAGALAGTVAHDSHNLIVGGMDDEDMLTAAREVVRIGGGLAVAHAGKVLASLPLPIAGLMSDAPVEEVLAGLQSINAALATLGYKLGSPFAALSFLALPVIPSLKLTDMGLVDVQRFAMVGLWAE